A window of Plantibacter sp. PA-3-X8 genomic DNA:
CCTCATCGCGTTCGCGACAGCGGCGTCGGGCCCCATCGCGTTCGTCGCGTTCCTCTCCGGCCCCATCGCCTCGCGGATCGTCGGACGCGGCGGGTCGATGCTCGTGCCCGCCGCGCTCGTGGGCGCCCTCCTCGTCCTCGTCGCCGATCTCACCGGGCAGTACCTCCTCGGCGCGCGCTACCCCGTCGGCGTCGTGACCGGAGTGCTCGGGGCACCGTTCCTGATCTGGCTCATCATCCGCACCAACCGCGCCGGTGGCTCGCTGTGACCGGCACGCCACCCGACCATCCCGGAGGCACCCTGTGACCACGGAACACCAGCTCCTCGTCGAGCGACTCGCACTCGGCTACGGCGACCGGACCGTCATCGACGGACTCGACCTCCTCGTTCCGCCCGGCCGGGTTACGGCGATCGTCGGCGCGAACGCCTGTGGCAAGTCGACGCTGCTGCGTTCGATGTCCCGCCTACTGACGCCTCGGAGCGGCCGCGTCGTCCTCGACGGTAAGGACGTGCACCGATTGCCGGCGAAGCAGCTGGCACGCACGCTCGGCCTGCTCCCCCAGTCGCCCATCGCACCGGAGGGGATCACGGTCGCCGACCTCGTCGGGCGAGGCAGACACCCGCACCAGGGCTTCCTCTCTCGTTGGAGCACCGAGGACGACGTCGCGGTCGCTGCGGCGCTCGACGCCACCGAGACGAGCGAGCTCGCGGACCGGCACGTCGACGAGCTGTCCGGCGGACAACGTCAGCGCGTGTGGATCGCGATGGCGCTCGCGCAGCAGACCGACCTGCTCCTCCTCGACGAACCGACCACCTTCCTCGACGTGAGCCATCAGGTGGAGGTGCTCGACCTCCTCACCGACCTCAACCGTTCCCGCGGGACGACCATCGTCATGGTGCTGCACGACCTGAACCTCGCCGCACGTTACGCCGACCACCTCGTCGCCCTTGCCGGTGGGCGCCTCCATGCGGCGGGGACACCCCACGAGGTGCTGACGGAGTCGACGGTGCGCGCGGTGTTCGGACTGCAGAACCAGGTCATCACCGACCCGACCTCGGGCAAGCCGCTCATGCTGCCGATCGGCCGTCACCACGTGACGGTCTGAACGGGGGCGTCACCGTCGACCGCGTCTAGGCTGGGCGCATGGGTGATGAGGACCGCAGGAAGCGAGCCGCCGAGCAGGAGGCCCGGGCGCTGCGGGCGCTCGAGTCCATCAGGAACGGCGGCGATCTCGGCAAGGAGACCCTCGACCTCTCGAACGAGTACTCCGACGGACTGCGCACCCGCGTCGCAGCGTGGTTCCGAGGCGCGAGGCGCCGGAAGGACTGAGCGCCCTCAGTCCGCCTGCTCCGGGTGCACCGGGTAGTGGCTCGTGATGGAGACGCGGTTGAAGGCGTTGATGACGATCGCCAGCCACCGGACCGCGGCGATCTGACCGTTCGTGAGCGTCGACAGGTCGTCGTCCGGCAGTCGCCGGCGATGCTGCACGTCTGCGATGAGGGTGACGTCCTCGGTGATCGCGAGTGCGGCCTGCTCCACCGGGCTGAAGTACTCGCTGTCGCGCCAGGCGGACAGGATGGCGAGGCGTTCCGTGGTCTCGCCGAGCGCGATCGCGTCAGCGACGTGGAGACGCAGGCAGTACGCGCAACCGTTGATCTGCGAGGCCCGGATCCGGATCAGCTCGATGAGCCGCTTGTCGATGCCGGCGTCGAGAGCCGCGCGACCCGCG
This region includes:
- a CDS encoding ABC transporter ATP-binding protein, with product MTTEHQLLVERLALGYGDRTVIDGLDLLVPPGRVTAIVGANACGKSTLLRSMSRLLTPRSGRVVLDGKDVHRLPAKQLARTLGLLPQSPIAPEGITVADLVGRGRHPHQGFLSRWSTEDDVAVAAALDATETSELADRHVDELSGGQRQRVWIAMALAQQTDLLLLDEPTTFLDVSHQVEVLDLLTDLNRSRGTTIVMVLHDLNLAARYADHLVALAGGRLHAAGTPHEVLTESTVRAVFGLQNQVITDPTSGKPLMLPIGRHHVTV
- a CDS encoding carboxymuconolactone decarboxylase family protein, which gives rise to MSADVWLDKESPEVYQALVETGRAAGRAALDAGIDKRLIELIRIRASQINGCAYCLRLHVADAIALGETTERLAILSAWRDSEYFSPVEQAALAITEDVTLIADVQHRRRLPDDDLSTLTNGQIAAVRWLAIVINAFNRVSITSHYPVHPEQAD